The following proteins come from a genomic window of Populus nigra chromosome 6, ddPopNigr1.1, whole genome shotgun sequence:
- the LOC133696680 gene encoding SHUGOSHIN 2 isoform X5 — MEGVPVLDTENINVAGDKIKGEKLEKGSLVGIAQRKTLVDINNFPAQRKMLADISNMSQRNQYGKSQSVLVSKEHVEKLQRDIMALTKLVADRNKIIELSAIELQKLRVNYQQLQQQNLQLAQTNSQMLAELNAGKDKLKAYQHELGCKNGLLNAKKLELKVETIKGDKAAQFSQPEDNKPCNTKRKRQSKVQSLDSSAVKSGQTEENVEKKSVCLRRQSAMFKSGEEPTEKNIVTKSVCLRRQSARLKSGEEPNEKDIDTKSVCLRRQSARFKSGEEPTEKDTDTKSRICTGRQSTRVKSEDQIQEPAENLFQTDDAKFHIPPLHDDPVHESCPTSSVPSVKIESETGNSVPRFETQELQRTSFRPTRRAAEKVQTYKEIPLNVKMRRSE; from the exons ATGGAGGGTGTTCCGGTTCTTGACACAGAAAACATTAATGTTGCAG GTGACAAAATAAAGGGAGAGAAACTGGAAAAGGGGTCTTTGGTTGGAATTGCGCAAAGGAAAACGCTTGTTGACATTAACAATTTTCCTGCGCAAAGGAAAATGCTTGCTGATATTAGCAACATGTCACAGCGAAACCAATATGGGAAATCACAATCTGTTTTAGTTAGTAAAGAGCATGTTGAGAAGCTCCAACGG GATATCATGGCATTGACAAAGCTTGTTGCAGATAGGAA TAAAATCATCGAGTTGAGTGCAATTGAGTTGCAGAAACTGAGAGTCAATTATCAGCAACTACAGCAACAGAATCTGCAACTTGCCCAAACAAACAGCCAGATGTTAGCA GAACTAAATGCAGGTAAAgataag CTTAAGGCATATCAACATGAGTTGGGATGCAAGAATGGCCTGCTTAATGCCAAAAAATTGGAGCTGAAG GTTGAAACCATCAAAGGTGACAAGGCGGCGCAATTCTCTCAACCAGAGGACAATAAACCTTGCAACACAAAAAGGAAACGCCAATCAAAAGTTCAAT CTTTGGATTCCAGTGCTGTTAAATCAGGTCAAACTGAAGAGAATGTTGAGAAGAAGAG TGTTTGTTTGAGAAGGCAATCTGCTATGTTTAAATCTGGAGAAGAACCCACTGAAAAGAACATTGTTACAAAGAG CGTTTGTTTAAGAAGGCAATCTGCTAGGCTTAAGTCTGGAGAAGAACCCAATGAAAAGGATATTGATACAAAGAG TGTTTGTTTGAGAAGGCAATCTGCTAGGTTTAAGTCCGGAGAAGAACCCACTGAAAAGGATACTGATACAAAGAG CAGGATATGTACAGGAAGGCAATCCACTAGGGTTAAATCTGAGGATCAAATACAAGAACCAGCTGAAAATTTGTTTCAGACAGATGATGCTAAATTTCATATTCCTCCATTACATGACGATCCAGTGCATGAAAGTTGTCCTACATCATCAGTTCCATCTGTTAAAATTGAATCTGAAACAGGGAACAGTGTCCCTAGATTTGAAACTCAAGAACTGCAAAGGACATCCTTTCGGCCCACACGTCGAGCAGCCGAGAAAGTTCAGACCTACAAGGAAATTCCACTTAATGTTAAGATGCGAAGAAGTGAGTGA
- the LOC133696680 gene encoding SHUGOSHIN 2 isoform X4 — translation MEGVPVLDTENINVAGDKIKGEKLEKGSLVGIAQRKTLVDINNFPAQRKMLADISNMSQRNQYGKSQSVLVSKEHVEKLQRDIMALTKLVADRNKIIELSAIELQKLRVNYQQLQQQNLQLAQTNSQMLAELNAGKDKLKAYQHELGCKNGLLNAKKLELKEKTKKVRSQNMRNEVETIKGDKAAQFSQPEDNKPCNTKRKRQSKVQSLDSSAVKSGQTEENVEKKSVCLRRQSAMFKSGEEPTEKNIVTKSVCLRRQSARLKSGEEPNEKDIDTKRQSARFKSGEEPTEKDTDTKRICTGRQSTRVKSEDQIQEPAENLFQTDDAKFHIPPLHDDPVHESCPTSSVPSVKIESETGNSVPRFETQELQRTSFRPTRRAAEKVQTYKEIPLNVKMRRSE, via the exons ATGGAGGGTGTTCCGGTTCTTGACACAGAAAACATTAATGTTGCAG GTGACAAAATAAAGGGAGAGAAACTGGAAAAGGGGTCTTTGGTTGGAATTGCGCAAAGGAAAACGCTTGTTGACATTAACAATTTTCCTGCGCAAAGGAAAATGCTTGCTGATATTAGCAACATGTCACAGCGAAACCAATATGGGAAATCACAATCTGTTTTAGTTAGTAAAGAGCATGTTGAGAAGCTCCAACGG GATATCATGGCATTGACAAAGCTTGTTGCAGATAGGAA TAAAATCATCGAGTTGAGTGCAATTGAGTTGCAGAAACTGAGAGTCAATTATCAGCAACTACAGCAACAGAATCTGCAACTTGCCCAAACAAACAGCCAGATGTTAGCA GAACTAAATGCAGGTAAAgataag CTTAAGGCATATCAACATGAGTTGGGATGCAAGAATGGCCTGCTTAATGCCAAAAAATTGGAGCTGAAG gagaaaacaaagaaagttaGAAGCCAGAATATGAGAAATGAG GTTGAAACCATCAAAGGTGACAAGGCGGCGCAATTCTCTCAACCAGAGGACAATAAACCTTGCAACACAAAAAGGAAACGCCAATCAAAAGTTCAAT CTTTGGATTCCAGTGCTGTTAAATCAGGTCAAACTGAAGAGAATGTTGAGAAGAAGAG TGTTTGTTTGAGAAGGCAATCTGCTATGTTTAAATCTGGAGAAGAACCCACTGAAAAGAACATTGTTACAAAGAG CGTTTGTTTAAGAAGGCAATCTGCTAGGCTTAAGTCTGGAGAAGAACCCAATGAAAAGGATATTGATACAAAGAG GCAATCTGCTAGGTTTAAGTCCGGAGAAGAACCCACTGAAAAGGATACTGATACAAAGAG GATATGTACAGGAAGGCAATCCACTAGGGTTAAATCTGAGGATCAAATACAAGAACCAGCTGAAAATTTGTTTCAGACAGATGATGCTAAATTTCATATTCCTCCATTACATGACGATCCAGTGCATGAAAGTTGTCCTACATCATCAGTTCCATCTGTTAAAATTGAATCTGAAACAGGGAACAGTGTCCCTAGATTTGAAACTCAAGAACTGCAAAGGACATCCTTTCGGCCCACACGTCGAGCAGCCGAGAAAGTTCAGACCTACAAGGAAATTCCACTTAATGTTAAGATGCGAAGAAGTGAGTGA
- the LOC133696680 gene encoding SHUGOSHIN 2 isoform X3: MEGVPVLDTENINVAGDKIKGEKLEKGSLVGIAQRKTLVDINNFPAQRKMLADISNMSQRNQYGKSQSVLVSKEHVEKLQRDIMALTKLVADRNKIIELSAIELQKLRVNYQQLQQQNLQLAQTNSQMLAELNAGKDKLKAYQHELGCKNGLLNAKKLELKEKTKKVRSQNMRNEVETIKGDKAAQFSQPEDNKPCNTKRKRQSKVQSLDSSAVKSGQTEENVEKKSVCLRRQSAMFKSGEEPTEKNIVTKSVCLRRQSARLKSGEEPNEKDIDTKRQSARFKSGEEPTEKDTDTKSRICTGRQSTRVKSEDQIQEPAENLFQTDDAKFHIPPLHDDPVHESCPTSSVPSVKIESETGNSVPRFETQELQRTSFRPTRRAAEKVQTYKEIPLNVKMRRSE, encoded by the exons ATGGAGGGTGTTCCGGTTCTTGACACAGAAAACATTAATGTTGCAG GTGACAAAATAAAGGGAGAGAAACTGGAAAAGGGGTCTTTGGTTGGAATTGCGCAAAGGAAAACGCTTGTTGACATTAACAATTTTCCTGCGCAAAGGAAAATGCTTGCTGATATTAGCAACATGTCACAGCGAAACCAATATGGGAAATCACAATCTGTTTTAGTTAGTAAAGAGCATGTTGAGAAGCTCCAACGG GATATCATGGCATTGACAAAGCTTGTTGCAGATAGGAA TAAAATCATCGAGTTGAGTGCAATTGAGTTGCAGAAACTGAGAGTCAATTATCAGCAACTACAGCAACAGAATCTGCAACTTGCCCAAACAAACAGCCAGATGTTAGCA GAACTAAATGCAGGTAAAgataag CTTAAGGCATATCAACATGAGTTGGGATGCAAGAATGGCCTGCTTAATGCCAAAAAATTGGAGCTGAAG gagaaaacaaagaaagttaGAAGCCAGAATATGAGAAATGAG GTTGAAACCATCAAAGGTGACAAGGCGGCGCAATTCTCTCAACCAGAGGACAATAAACCTTGCAACACAAAAAGGAAACGCCAATCAAAAGTTCAAT CTTTGGATTCCAGTGCTGTTAAATCAGGTCAAACTGAAGAGAATGTTGAGAAGAAGAG TGTTTGTTTGAGAAGGCAATCTGCTATGTTTAAATCTGGAGAAGAACCCACTGAAAAGAACATTGTTACAAAGAG CGTTTGTTTAAGAAGGCAATCTGCTAGGCTTAAGTCTGGAGAAGAACCCAATGAAAAGGATATTGATACAAAGAG GCAATCTGCTAGGTTTAAGTCCGGAGAAGAACCCACTGAAAAGGATACTGATACAAAGAG CAGGATATGTACAGGAAGGCAATCCACTAGGGTTAAATCTGAGGATCAAATACAAGAACCAGCTGAAAATTTGTTTCAGACAGATGATGCTAAATTTCATATTCCTCCATTACATGACGATCCAGTGCATGAAAGTTGTCCTACATCATCAGTTCCATCTGTTAAAATTGAATCTGAAACAGGGAACAGTGTCCCTAGATTTGAAACTCAAGAACTGCAAAGGACATCCTTTCGGCCCACACGTCGAGCAGCCGAGAAAGTTCAGACCTACAAGGAAATTCCACTTAATGTTAAGATGCGAAGAAGTGAGTGA
- the LOC133696680 gene encoding SHUGOSHIN 2 isoform X2, with translation MEGVPVLDTENINVAGDKIKGEKLEKGSLVGIAQRKTLVDINNFPAQRKMLADISNMSQRNQYGKSQSVLVSKEHVEKLQRDIMALTKLVADRNKIIELSAIELQKLRVNYQQLQQQNLQLAQTNSQMLAELNAGKDKLKAYQHELGCKNGLLNAKKLELKEKTKKVRSQNMRNEVETIKGDKAAQFSQPEDNKPCNTKRKRQSKVQSLDSSAVKSGQTEENVEKKSVCLRRQSAMFKSGEEPTEKNIVTKSVCLRRQSARLKSGEEPNEKDIDTKSVCLRRQSARFKSGEEPTEKDTDTKRICTGRQSTRVKSEDQIQEPAENLFQTDDAKFHIPPLHDDPVHESCPTSSVPSVKIESETGNSVPRFETQELQRTSFRPTRRAAEKVQTYKEIPLNVKMRRSE, from the exons ATGGAGGGTGTTCCGGTTCTTGACACAGAAAACATTAATGTTGCAG GTGACAAAATAAAGGGAGAGAAACTGGAAAAGGGGTCTTTGGTTGGAATTGCGCAAAGGAAAACGCTTGTTGACATTAACAATTTTCCTGCGCAAAGGAAAATGCTTGCTGATATTAGCAACATGTCACAGCGAAACCAATATGGGAAATCACAATCTGTTTTAGTTAGTAAAGAGCATGTTGAGAAGCTCCAACGG GATATCATGGCATTGACAAAGCTTGTTGCAGATAGGAA TAAAATCATCGAGTTGAGTGCAATTGAGTTGCAGAAACTGAGAGTCAATTATCAGCAACTACAGCAACAGAATCTGCAACTTGCCCAAACAAACAGCCAGATGTTAGCA GAACTAAATGCAGGTAAAgataag CTTAAGGCATATCAACATGAGTTGGGATGCAAGAATGGCCTGCTTAATGCCAAAAAATTGGAGCTGAAG gagaaaacaaagaaagttaGAAGCCAGAATATGAGAAATGAG GTTGAAACCATCAAAGGTGACAAGGCGGCGCAATTCTCTCAACCAGAGGACAATAAACCTTGCAACACAAAAAGGAAACGCCAATCAAAAGTTCAAT CTTTGGATTCCAGTGCTGTTAAATCAGGTCAAACTGAAGAGAATGTTGAGAAGAAGAG TGTTTGTTTGAGAAGGCAATCTGCTATGTTTAAATCTGGAGAAGAACCCACTGAAAAGAACATTGTTACAAAGAG CGTTTGTTTAAGAAGGCAATCTGCTAGGCTTAAGTCTGGAGAAGAACCCAATGAAAAGGATATTGATACAAAGAG TGTTTGTTTGAGAAGGCAATCTGCTAGGTTTAAGTCCGGAGAAGAACCCACTGAAAAGGATACTGATACAAAGAG GATATGTACAGGAAGGCAATCCACTAGGGTTAAATCTGAGGATCAAATACAAGAACCAGCTGAAAATTTGTTTCAGACAGATGATGCTAAATTTCATATTCCTCCATTACATGACGATCCAGTGCATGAAAGTTGTCCTACATCATCAGTTCCATCTGTTAAAATTGAATCTGAAACAGGGAACAGTGTCCCTAGATTTGAAACTCAAGAACTGCAAAGGACATCCTTTCGGCCCACACGTCGAGCAGCCGAGAAAGTTCAGACCTACAAGGAAATTCCACTTAATGTTAAGATGCGAAGAAGTGAGTGA
- the LOC133696680 gene encoding SHUGOSHIN 2 isoform X1 produces the protein MEGVPVLDTENINVAGDKIKGEKLEKGSLVGIAQRKTLVDINNFPAQRKMLADISNMSQRNQYGKSQSVLVSKEHVEKLQRDIMALTKLVADRNKIIELSAIELQKLRVNYQQLQQQNLQLAQTNSQMLAELNAGKDKLKAYQHELGCKNGLLNAKKLELKEKTKKVRSQNMRNEVETIKGDKAAQFSQPEDNKPCNTKRKRQSKVQSLDSSAVKSGQTEENVEKKSVCLRRQSAMFKSGEEPTEKNIVTKSVCLRRQSARLKSGEEPNEKDIDTKSVCLRRQSARFKSGEEPTEKDTDTKSRICTGRQSTRVKSEDQIQEPAENLFQTDDAKFHIPPLHDDPVHESCPTSSVPSVKIESETGNSVPRFETQELQRTSFRPTRRAAEKVQTYKEIPLNVKMRRSE, from the exons ATGGAGGGTGTTCCGGTTCTTGACACAGAAAACATTAATGTTGCAG GTGACAAAATAAAGGGAGAGAAACTGGAAAAGGGGTCTTTGGTTGGAATTGCGCAAAGGAAAACGCTTGTTGACATTAACAATTTTCCTGCGCAAAGGAAAATGCTTGCTGATATTAGCAACATGTCACAGCGAAACCAATATGGGAAATCACAATCTGTTTTAGTTAGTAAAGAGCATGTTGAGAAGCTCCAACGG GATATCATGGCATTGACAAAGCTTGTTGCAGATAGGAA TAAAATCATCGAGTTGAGTGCAATTGAGTTGCAGAAACTGAGAGTCAATTATCAGCAACTACAGCAACAGAATCTGCAACTTGCCCAAACAAACAGCCAGATGTTAGCA GAACTAAATGCAGGTAAAgataag CTTAAGGCATATCAACATGAGTTGGGATGCAAGAATGGCCTGCTTAATGCCAAAAAATTGGAGCTGAAG gagaaaacaaagaaagttaGAAGCCAGAATATGAGAAATGAG GTTGAAACCATCAAAGGTGACAAGGCGGCGCAATTCTCTCAACCAGAGGACAATAAACCTTGCAACACAAAAAGGAAACGCCAATCAAAAGTTCAAT CTTTGGATTCCAGTGCTGTTAAATCAGGTCAAACTGAAGAGAATGTTGAGAAGAAGAG TGTTTGTTTGAGAAGGCAATCTGCTATGTTTAAATCTGGAGAAGAACCCACTGAAAAGAACATTGTTACAAAGAG CGTTTGTTTAAGAAGGCAATCTGCTAGGCTTAAGTCTGGAGAAGAACCCAATGAAAAGGATATTGATACAAAGAG TGTTTGTTTGAGAAGGCAATCTGCTAGGTTTAAGTCCGGAGAAGAACCCACTGAAAAGGATACTGATACAAAGAG CAGGATATGTACAGGAAGGCAATCCACTAGGGTTAAATCTGAGGATCAAATACAAGAACCAGCTGAAAATTTGTTTCAGACAGATGATGCTAAATTTCATATTCCTCCATTACATGACGATCCAGTGCATGAAAGTTGTCCTACATCATCAGTTCCATCTGTTAAAATTGAATCTGAAACAGGGAACAGTGTCCCTAGATTTGAAACTCAAGAACTGCAAAGGACATCCTTTCGGCCCACACGTCGAGCAGCCGAGAAAGTTCAGACCTACAAGGAAATTCCACTTAATGTTAAGATGCGAAGAAGTGAGTGA
- the LOC133697712 gene encoding probable pectate lyase 13 isoform X2 — MKLPSIYILLICLFTSFTRFIIETTAFNLTLPHQHPDPEAVAEDVKRRVNASLSRRHLLSIQEKDQCQTGNPIDDCWKCNSNWANNRQRLADCAIGFGQGSLGGRGGQIYVVTDSSDYDPANPKPGTLRYGVIQDQPLWIIFSSNMVIKLKHELIFNSYKTIDGRGANVHITGNGCITLQYVSHIIIHNIHVHHCKPSGNTNIAASPTHVGWRGRSDGDGISIFGAQKIWIDHCSLSYCTDGLIDAIMGSTGITISNNHFTHHDEVMLLGHDDKYALDTGMQVTIAFNHFGQGLVQRMPRCRRGYIHVVNNDFTAWEMYAIGGSANPTINSQGNRYTAPTDDNAKEVTKRVDTNEGDWADWNWRTDGDIMVNGAFFVPSGAGLSAQYSKASSVEPKSAGLIQQLTLNAGVFGDPSKYVWGQVHGFQHTVVPTY; from the exons ATGAAGCTTCCCAGTATCTACATTCTCTTAATTTGCCTCTTTACTTCTTTCACTCGATTCATTATTGAAACTACTGCCTTCAATCTCACCCTTCCACACCAGCATCCAGACCCCGAGGCAGTAGCTGAAGATGTAAAACG GAGAGTCAATGCATCTCTATCAAGAAGGCACCTTTTGTCCATTCAAGAGAAGGACCAATGCCAAACTGGAAACCCCATCGATGATTGCTGGAAATGCAACTCTAATTGGGCTAACAACCGCCAACGTTTAGCTGACTGCGCCATTGGATTTGGTCAAGGCTCGTTAGGTGGAAGAGGTGGTCAGATCTATGTAGTCACTGACTCCTCTGACTATGATCCAGCCAACCCAAAACCAGGCACATTACGTTACGGTGTCATCCAAGACCAACCCCTGTGGATCATCTTCTCTTCAAATATGGTCATTAAGCTCAAACATGAGCTTATTTTCAATAGTTACAAAACTATTGATGGCCGTGGCGCAAATGTTCACATTACAGGAAATGGGTGCATAACACTTCAATACGTATCACACATTATTATCCACAACATCCACGTTCACCACTGCAAGCCTTCTGGAAATACTAACATAGCAGCATCACCAACACATGTTGGATGGAGAGGGAGATCAGACGGTGATGGCATTTCCATTTTTGGGGCCCAGAAGATTTGGATCGATCACTGTTCTTTATCTTATTGCACTGATGGTTTGATTGATGCTATAATGGGGTCCACTGGGATTACCATATCAAACAACCATTTTACCCACCATGATGAAGTGATGCTATTGGGGCATGATGATAAGTATGCATTGGACACAGGTATGCAAGTTACCATAGCCTTTAATCACTTTGGCCAAGGGCTTGTCCAACGTATGCCAAGGTGTAGAAGAGGGTATATACATGTGGTGAACAATGATTTTACAGCCTGGGAGATGTATGCTATTGGTGGTAGTGCGAATCCTACCATAAATAGTCAAGGGAATCGATATACCGCACCAACTGATGATAATGCCAAAGAG GTAACAAAGAGGGTGGACACAAACGAGGGAGACTGGGCAGATTGGAATTGGAGAACAGATGGGGACATAATGGTAAACGGAGCGTTCTTTGTGCCCTCAGGAGCCGGTCTGAGTGCACAGTATAGTAAAGCCTCCAGTGTGGAACCCAAGTCTGCTGGTTTAATTCAACAACTCACCTTGAATGCTGGTGTCTTCGGTGACCCTAG CAAATATGTATGGGGCCAAGTCCATGGCTTTCAACACACTGTGGTTCCCACTTATTAA
- the LOC133697712 gene encoding probable pectate lyase 13 isoform X3, whose product MKLPSIYILLICLFTSFTRFIIETTAFNLTLPHQHPDPEAVAEDVKRRVNASLSRRHLLSIQEKDQCQTGNPIDDCWKCNSNWANNRQRLADCAIGFGQGSLGGRGGQIYVVTDSSDYDPANPKPGTLRYGVIQDQPLWIIFSSNMVIKLKHELIFNSYKTIDGRGANVHITGNGCITLQYVSHIIIHNIHVHHCKPSGNTNIAASPTHVGWRGRSDGDGISIFGAQKIWIDHCSLSYCTDGLIDAIMGSTGITISNNHFTHHDEVMLLGHDDKYALDTGMQVTIAFNHFGQGLVQRMPRCRRGYIHVVNNDFTAWEMYAIGGSANPTINSQGNRYTAPTDDNAKEVTKRVDTNEGDWADWNWRTDGDIMVNGAFFVPSGAGLSAQYSKASSVEPKSAGLIQQLTLNAGVFGDPSCNSNMSREALA is encoded by the exons ATGAAGCTTCCCAGTATCTACATTCTCTTAATTTGCCTCTTTACTTCTTTCACTCGATTCATTATTGAAACTACTGCCTTCAATCTCACCCTTCCACACCAGCATCCAGACCCCGAGGCAGTAGCTGAAGATGTAAAACG GAGAGTCAATGCATCTCTATCAAGAAGGCACCTTTTGTCCATTCAAGAGAAGGACCAATGCCAAACTGGAAACCCCATCGATGATTGCTGGAAATGCAACTCTAATTGGGCTAACAACCGCCAACGTTTAGCTGACTGCGCCATTGGATTTGGTCAAGGCTCGTTAGGTGGAAGAGGTGGTCAGATCTATGTAGTCACTGACTCCTCTGACTATGATCCAGCCAACCCAAAACCAGGCACATTACGTTACGGTGTCATCCAAGACCAACCCCTGTGGATCATCTTCTCTTCAAATATGGTCATTAAGCTCAAACATGAGCTTATTTTCAATAGTTACAAAACTATTGATGGCCGTGGCGCAAATGTTCACATTACAGGAAATGGGTGCATAACACTTCAATACGTATCACACATTATTATCCACAACATCCACGTTCACCACTGCAAGCCTTCTGGAAATACTAACATAGCAGCATCACCAACACATGTTGGATGGAGAGGGAGATCAGACGGTGATGGCATTTCCATTTTTGGGGCCCAGAAGATTTGGATCGATCACTGTTCTTTATCTTATTGCACTGATGGTTTGATTGATGCTATAATGGGGTCCACTGGGATTACCATATCAAACAACCATTTTACCCACCATGATGAAGTGATGCTATTGGGGCATGATGATAAGTATGCATTGGACACAGGTATGCAAGTTACCATAGCCTTTAATCACTTTGGCCAAGGGCTTGTCCAACGTATGCCAAGGTGTAGAAGAGGGTATATACATGTGGTGAACAATGATTTTACAGCCTGGGAGATGTATGCTATTGGTGGTAGTGCGAATCCTACCATAAATAGTCAAGGGAATCGATATACCGCACCAACTGATGATAATGCCAAAGAG GTAACAAAGAGGGTGGACACAAACGAGGGAGACTGGGCAGATTGGAATTGGAGAACAGATGGGGACATAATGGTAAACGGAGCGTTCTTTGTGCCCTCAGGAGCCGGTCTGAGTGCACAGTATAGTAAAGCCTCCAGTGTGGAACCCAAGTCTGCTGGTTTAATTCAACAACTCACCTTGAATGCTGGTGTCTTCGGTGACCCTAG CTGCAATTCAAACATGTCAAGAGAAGCTCTAGCTTAA
- the LOC133697712 gene encoding probable pectate lyase 13 isoform X1 yields MKLPSIYILLICLFTSFTRFIIETTAFNLTLPHQHPDPEAVAEDVKRRVNASLSRRHLLSIQEKDQCQTGNPIDDCWKCNSNWANNRQRLADCAIGFGQGSLGGRGGQIYVVTDSSDYDPANPKPGTLRYGVIQDQPLWIIFSSNMVIKLKHELIFNSYKTIDGRGANVHITGNGCITLQYVSHIIIHNIHVHHCKPSGNTNIAASPTHVGWRGRSDGDGISIFGAQKIWIDHCSLSYCTDGLIDAIMGSTGITISNNHFTHHDEVMLLGHDDKYALDTGMQVTIAFNHFGQGLVQRMPRCRRGYIHVVNNDFTAWEMYAIGGSANPTINSQGNRYTAPTDDNAKEVTKRVDTNEGDWADWNWRTDGDIMVNGAFFVPSGAGLSAQYSKASSVEPKSAGLIQQLTLNAGVFGDPRDDSGGISTPGFSGGGTSSTTNTGVQGSGSSGGDGDYFGMIFGSGAPPPASTSLIFLSLLIILILCTITNHVALESFPLLSL; encoded by the exons ATGAAGCTTCCCAGTATCTACATTCTCTTAATTTGCCTCTTTACTTCTTTCACTCGATTCATTATTGAAACTACTGCCTTCAATCTCACCCTTCCACACCAGCATCCAGACCCCGAGGCAGTAGCTGAAGATGTAAAACG GAGAGTCAATGCATCTCTATCAAGAAGGCACCTTTTGTCCATTCAAGAGAAGGACCAATGCCAAACTGGAAACCCCATCGATGATTGCTGGAAATGCAACTCTAATTGGGCTAACAACCGCCAACGTTTAGCTGACTGCGCCATTGGATTTGGTCAAGGCTCGTTAGGTGGAAGAGGTGGTCAGATCTATGTAGTCACTGACTCCTCTGACTATGATCCAGCCAACCCAAAACCAGGCACATTACGTTACGGTGTCATCCAAGACCAACCCCTGTGGATCATCTTCTCTTCAAATATGGTCATTAAGCTCAAACATGAGCTTATTTTCAATAGTTACAAAACTATTGATGGCCGTGGCGCAAATGTTCACATTACAGGAAATGGGTGCATAACACTTCAATACGTATCACACATTATTATCCACAACATCCACGTTCACCACTGCAAGCCTTCTGGAAATACTAACATAGCAGCATCACCAACACATGTTGGATGGAGAGGGAGATCAGACGGTGATGGCATTTCCATTTTTGGGGCCCAGAAGATTTGGATCGATCACTGTTCTTTATCTTATTGCACTGATGGTTTGATTGATGCTATAATGGGGTCCACTGGGATTACCATATCAAACAACCATTTTACCCACCATGATGAAGTGATGCTATTGGGGCATGATGATAAGTATGCATTGGACACAGGTATGCAAGTTACCATAGCCTTTAATCACTTTGGCCAAGGGCTTGTCCAACGTATGCCAAGGTGTAGAAGAGGGTATATACATGTGGTGAACAATGATTTTACAGCCTGGGAGATGTATGCTATTGGTGGTAGTGCGAATCCTACCATAAATAGTCAAGGGAATCGATATACCGCACCAACTGATGATAATGCCAAAGAG GTAACAAAGAGGGTGGACACAAACGAGGGAGACTGGGCAGATTGGAATTGGAGAACAGATGGGGACATAATGGTAAACGGAGCGTTCTTTGTGCCCTCAGGAGCCGGTCTGAGTGCACAGTATAGTAAAGCCTCCAGTGTGGAACCCAAGTCTGCTGGTTTAATTCAACAACTCACCTTGAATGCTGGTGTCTTCGGTGACCCTAG AGATGACAGTGGGGGCATTTCTACTCCGGGATTCAGCGGAGGTGGGACTAGCTCCACAACCAACACCGGCGTCCAGGGGTCCGGGTCCAGCGGTGGTGATGGCGATTACTTCGGAATGATATTCGGGAGCGGTGCTCCACCACCCGCATCTACCAGCTTAATCTTTTTGTCccttctaattattttaattctgtGCACCATCACCAACCATGTTGCCTTGGAATCTTTcccattattatcattatag